One segment of Bradyrhizobium sp. CB2312 DNA contains the following:
- the ugpC gene encoding sn-glycerol-3-phosphate ABC transporter ATP-binding protein UgpC, producing MSFLKLDNVVKRFGSLTVVHGVSLEAENGEFVVFVGPSGCGKSTLLRMIAGLEEISAGDVSIDGRIVTGLAPADREVSMVFQSYALYPHMTVFDNIAFGLKMAKMPADKIKARVDEAASILQIGPLLSRKPRQLSGGQRQRVAIGRAIVRHPKLFLFDEPLSNLDAELRSQMRVEIAKLHRELGVAMVYVTHDQVEAMTLADRIVVLRAGQIEQVGSPSELYDRPANRFVAGFIGSPKMNFIEAKVAAVSDHAISVSHPAFAGGTLSIGRAPKCALAAGTPVTVGLRPDNLVIGGPNPILNLTADFSENLGGHTQVYATAPDAPQITILVQGRPSIGRGAALPVGLASGQIYLFDAASGIAI from the coding sequence ATGTCATTCCTTAAGCTCGACAACGTCGTAAAGCGCTTTGGCTCCTTGACTGTGGTCCACGGGGTCAGTCTCGAGGCCGAGAATGGCGAGTTCGTCGTCTTCGTCGGCCCGTCGGGCTGCGGAAAATCGACGCTGCTACGTATGATCGCGGGTCTCGAGGAAATTTCAGCGGGCGATGTCTCGATCGACGGCCGGATCGTCACGGGGCTCGCGCCGGCCGATCGCGAAGTCTCGATGGTGTTCCAGTCCTACGCGCTCTATCCGCACATGACGGTGTTCGACAACATCGCGTTCGGCCTGAAGATGGCGAAGATGCCCGCCGACAAGATCAAGGCGCGCGTAGACGAAGCCGCGTCCATCCTTCAAATAGGTCCCCTGCTGTCGCGCAAACCCCGCCAGCTCTCCGGCGGCCAACGGCAACGCGTTGCGATCGGCCGTGCCATTGTGCGCCATCCGAAGCTGTTCCTGTTCGACGAGCCACTGTCCAACCTCGACGCCGAATTGCGCTCGCAGATGCGGGTCGAAATCGCCAAGCTGCATCGCGAGCTCGGCGTAGCCATGGTCTACGTGACACACGACCAGGTCGAGGCGATGACGCTCGCCGACCGTATCGTCGTGTTGCGCGCGGGCCAGATCGAACAGGTCGGCTCGCCGAGCGAGCTCTACGACAGACCTGCGAACCGCTTCGTCGCCGGCTTCATCGGCTCGCCCAAGATGAATTTCATCGAAGCGAAGGTCGCAGCCGTGAGCGACCACGCGATCTCGGTCTCGCATCCCGCCTTCGCCGGAGGAACCCTGAGCATCGGACGCGCGCCGAAATGCGCGCTCGCTGCAGGTACGCCTGTCACCGTCGGACTGCGGCCGGACAATCTCGTGATCGGCGGGCCGAATCCCATCCTGAATCTCACTGCCGATTTCTCGGAAAATCTCGGCGGCCATACCCAGGTCTATGCCACCGCACCCGATGCGCCGCAGATCACCATCCTCGTACAAGGACGGCCGTCGATCGGACGGGGCGCCGCGCTCCCGGTCGGCCTCGCTTCGGGCCAGATCTACTTGTTCGACGCGGCGAGCGGCATCGCAATCTGA
- a CDS encoding TIM barrel protein, which yields MTFGVNLSFCVKRWVTPALWAPVVREDLGLDLIQLSFDLVDPTWPDDLIEPLADDIRRHADAFGINVHSAFIGLAHYTFNQLLHPDPRVRDVAEAWLRRAYRFAGRARIPRVGGPLGAVASRRDGREAENLSPADYDDLIARMHRLADAAKGEGMAELYVEPTPMRREWPWTVDQALKMAEDLRTTTVPWKFCVDWGHGTFEPLYGRYRAGMADWFAALGAEIGVVHVQQTDFQHDRHWDFTEPGRVDPIATAALQRAHGLAATPTFLEVFYPFERDDASVLDAMKRSVALLKPAFA from the coding sequence ATGACGTTCGGTGTCAATCTGTCATTCTGCGTCAAGCGCTGGGTCACGCCCGCGCTGTGGGCACCGGTGGTCCGCGAGGATCTCGGGCTCGATCTCATACAGCTCTCGTTCGATCTCGTCGATCCGACCTGGCCTGACGATCTGATCGAGCCGCTCGCCGACGACATCCGCAGGCATGCGGACGCTTTCGGCATCAATGTGCATAGCGCCTTCATTGGTCTTGCCCATTACACGTTCAATCAACTCCTGCATCCGGATCCGCGCGTCCGCGATGTCGCCGAGGCTTGGCTGCGACGCGCCTACCGCTTCGCGGGACGCGCCAGAATCCCGCGCGTTGGCGGGCCGCTCGGTGCGGTTGCCTCGCGTCGCGATGGACGCGAAGCGGAGAACCTGTCGCCTGCCGATTACGATGACCTGATCGCGCGCATGCATCGGCTGGCCGACGCCGCCAAGGGGGAAGGAATGGCCGAGCTCTATGTCGAACCGACGCCGATGCGTCGGGAATGGCCTTGGACCGTCGACCAGGCGCTCAAGATGGCCGAGGACCTCAGGACCACGACGGTTCCCTGGAAATTCTGTGTCGATTGGGGCCATGGTACCTTCGAGCCCCTCTACGGTCGCTATCGCGCCGGCATGGCCGACTGGTTCGCGGCGCTCGGCGCAGAGATCGGCGTGGTCCATGTGCAACAGACCGATTTCCAGCATGACCGTCACTGGGATTTCACCGAACCTGGTCGTGTCGATCCGATCGCGACGGCCGCGCTGCAACGCGCGCATGGACTTGCCGCAACACCTACTTTCCTTGAAGTATTCTATCCGTTCGAGCGCGACGACGCTTCCGTGCTTGACGCCATGAAGCGTTCCGTCGCGCTGCTCAAGCCGGCATTTGCGTGA
- a CDS encoding sugar ABC transporter substrate-binding protein, whose protein sequence is MKQQDHDRHSVIQPNRRTVLKGAASAAALGTSGALGTFSELALAQANLRAQITQIPGIGKGAPTDADWQKVGELCLGPTKASIKEGEFKGVELSFMGLNNQNLHNLLFRGFLKPWEAYTGAKISWIDLAQADYNPRLQQAIATSTVDFDILEMGAPFEGDVCGKGLASEMPDWVKKQIDVDDYVDYLKPPVGTWNGKTYRVTIDGDCHNFNYRTDVFSDAALAKAWKDAGNSTEWGVPKTWQQVQAVTKFLKGKKIKNQNAFGYLDAPKPWGGFGFYFLGSRASAYAKHPDDKAWLFDIDTMKPRINNPAWVRAIQDVIDALPFEPADQLNADPNTTGFQQFLAGIGSMIPWWGDIGQVAKASDTSVVGDVVGFDILPGSDDVYNSKTGQWDKLASGPNHAPNCAYLGWGVYVMARVNGDEKKHKAAWSAAAHLGGKDLSLWMVMYPSGFQAHRTSHFQYDEWVAAGYDRKYITSYLNSQLASYNHPNRAVEPRIPGIFQYYSIAEDELTKIFAGKVDAQTGANNIAAAWEKLTDQIGRERQIGLYKASLGV, encoded by the coding sequence GTGAAACAGCAGGATCATGATCGGCATTCCGTAATTCAGCCGAACCGGCGTACTGTGCTGAAAGGTGCGGCTAGCGCCGCAGCGTTGGGCACGAGTGGCGCGCTCGGCACGTTCTCGGAGCTTGCGCTTGCGCAAGCCAATCTGCGCGCGCAGATCACCCAAATCCCGGGCATCGGCAAGGGCGCGCCGACGGACGCCGACTGGCAGAAAGTCGGCGAGCTCTGCCTCGGCCCGACCAAGGCGAGCATCAAGGAAGGCGAGTTCAAGGGCGTCGAACTCTCCTTCATGGGGCTCAACAATCAGAACCTGCACAATCTCCTCTTCCGCGGCTTCCTCAAACCATGGGAGGCATATACGGGTGCAAAAATCTCCTGGATCGATCTCGCGCAGGCGGACTACAACCCGCGCTTGCAGCAGGCGATCGCGACCAGCACTGTCGACTTCGACATCCTGGAGATGGGCGCGCCCTTCGAAGGCGACGTCTGCGGCAAGGGACTGGCGTCGGAGATGCCCGACTGGGTCAAGAAGCAGATCGATGTCGACGACTACGTTGATTACCTGAAGCCGCCGGTCGGAACCTGGAACGGCAAGACTTATCGCGTCACGATCGATGGCGACTGCCACAACTTCAACTACCGGACCGACGTCTTCTCCGACGCAGCCCTCGCCAAGGCCTGGAAAGACGCGGGCAACTCGACCGAATGGGGAGTGCCGAAGACCTGGCAGCAGGTGCAGGCGGTGACGAAGTTCCTCAAGGGCAAGAAGATCAAGAACCAGAACGCGTTCGGTTATCTCGACGCGCCAAAGCCTTGGGGCGGGTTCGGCTTCTATTTCCTCGGCAGCCGCGCCTCGGCCTATGCCAAGCATCCCGACGACAAGGCCTGGCTGTTCGACATCGACACGATGAAGCCGCGTATCAACAATCCGGCCTGGGTTCGCGCGATCCAGGACGTCATCGACGCACTGCCGTTCGAGCCTGCTGACCAGCTCAACGCCGATCCAAACACGACCGGCTTCCAACAATTCCTGGCTGGCATCGGCTCGATGATCCCCTGGTGGGGCGACATCGGCCAGGTGGCGAAGGCGAGCGACACCTCTGTGGTCGGAGACGTTGTCGGCTTTGACATCCTGCCGGGCTCAGACGATGTCTACAACTCCAAGACCGGGCAATGGGACAAGCTCGCAAGCGGCCCGAACCATGCGCCAAATTGCGCCTATCTCGGCTGGGGCGTTTACGTCATGGCGCGAGTCAATGGAGACGAGAAGAAGCACAAGGCGGCGTGGAGCGCTGCCGCACACCTTGGCGGCAAGGACCTGTCGCTCTGGATGGTGATGTATCCTTCGGGCTTCCAGGCCCACCGCACCAGCCATTTCCAGTACGACGAATGGGTGGCGGCGGGCTACGACCGCAAATACATCACCTCCTACTTGAACTCGCAGCTCGCCTCCTACAATCATCCGAACCGCGCCGTGGAGCCGCGCATTCCCGGCATTTTTCAGTACTACAGCATCGCGGAAGACGAGCTCACCAAAATCTTCGCCGGCAAGGTTGACGCGCAGACGGGCGCCAACAACATCGCGGCCGCTTGGGAAAAACTGACCGACCAGATCGGCCGCGAGCGGCAGATCGGGCTCTACAAGGCCTCTCTCGGCGTGTAG
- a CDS encoding RbsD/FucU family protein — protein sequence MLKSIDPLLNADVLYALRSMGHGDDLVLCDTNFPADSVARQTVLGRLLRIDNASAGRAARAILSVLPLDSFVDKPASRMEIVGQPGEIPEVQREVQAAIDAAEGRSFPMGSVERFAFYELAKKSYCVIQTGERRFYGCFIFKKGVIPPDA from the coding sequence ATGCTGAAATCGATCGACCCTCTTCTCAATGCAGACGTACTCTATGCCCTGCGGTCAATGGGGCACGGCGACGATCTCGTCCTCTGCGACACCAATTTCCCCGCCGACTCCGTCGCCCGCCAGACCGTCCTGGGCCGCCTGTTGCGCATCGACAATGCCAGCGCCGGACGCGCCGCGCGCGCGATCCTGTCGGTGCTGCCCCTCGACAGTTTTGTCGACAAGCCGGCGTCTCGCATGGAGATCGTCGGCCAGCCCGGCGAAATACCTGAAGTGCAGCGCGAAGTGCAGGCCGCGATCGATGCAGCGGAAGGACGCTCGTTTCCTATGGGGTCGGTCGAGCGATTTGCCTTTTATGAACTCGCCAAGAAATCCTATTGTGTGATCCAGACCGGCGAAAGGCGCTTCTACGGCTGCTTCATCTTCAAGAAGGGCGTCATCCCGCCCGACGCCTGA
- a CDS encoding sugar-binding transcriptional regulator, which translates to MVDGANDDTTKLQSGATDLSEAQIQARACWYYYVGAMTQQEIADRLGLTRLRVNKILGQARQDGLVSVEIKLPLANCIALEEKLKARFALDDVSVVPTLSDPDTLQQIIGEAAGAMLDPLLEDGIGLGVGWGRTLRATSRALKPRRFSRSWVTALMGGMTRGAGTNTFEVATEFARVIGAECYYVAAPIYFPSVESRSTLLTHYGLAEVMRRAREGHIALVSCGDLTPRSLLASTHIVSEVLDELRKAGAVGDLLGTFLDEYGRPVDHPLNSRVMALDPRELKAYPTSILASGGLPKAQVIRGILNARYVRRLVTDESAAEALLQ; encoded by the coding sequence GTGGTTGATGGAGCCAACGATGACACCACCAAATTGCAGTCCGGCGCGACGGATCTGAGCGAAGCGCAGATTCAGGCGCGCGCCTGCTGGTACTACTATGTTGGCGCGATGACCCAGCAGGAGATCGCAGACCGGCTCGGGCTGACACGACTGAGGGTCAACAAGATCTTGGGGCAGGCGCGGCAGGACGGGCTCGTCAGCGTTGAGATCAAGCTGCCGCTCGCCAACTGCATAGCCCTGGAGGAAAAATTGAAGGCGCGTTTCGCGCTGGACGACGTTTCGGTCGTGCCGACGTTGTCGGATCCCGATACGCTGCAGCAGATCATCGGGGAGGCAGCCGGTGCGATGCTCGATCCCCTGCTGGAGGACGGCATCGGTCTCGGCGTCGGCTGGGGGCGCACGCTGCGCGCCACGTCTCGCGCGCTGAAGCCGCGGCGATTCTCGCGTAGCTGGGTGACGGCGCTGATGGGCGGAATGACTCGCGGCGCCGGCACCAACACATTCGAGGTAGCGACCGAGTTCGCCCGCGTGATCGGTGCCGAATGCTATTACGTGGCAGCCCCGATCTATTTCCCCTCCGTCGAGAGCCGCTCGACCCTGCTGACGCATTACGGCCTCGCTGAGGTCATGCGCAGGGCGCGCGAAGGCCACATCGCACTCGTCTCCTGCGGCGACCTGACGCCCCGTTCGCTGCTGGCCTCGACGCATATCGTCAGCGAGGTCCTGGACGAGTTGCGCAAGGCGGGCGCGGTGGGGGATCTGCTCGGAACGTTCCTCGACGAATATGGCCGGCCGGTGGACCACCCGCTCAATTCACGCGTGATGGCGCTCGATCCGCGCGAGCTGAAGGCTTATCCCACCTCGATCCTGGCCTCGGGCGGGCTACCCAAAGCGCAGGTGATCCGCGGCATTCTCAACGCGCGCTACGTACGCCGTCTTGTCACCGACGAATCCGCGGCGGAGGCACTGCTGCAATGA
- the xylB gene encoding xylulokinase, translating to MTSHLGIDIGTSSVKAVLIDSRQNFIAEGSAPLDVSRPQPLWSEQDPESWWSAAQTAVGTVRTAAPREWSALTSIGLSGQQHGATLLDATGKALRPCILWNDGRAGLECSELLESVADFTTRSLNTTMPGFTAPKLLWVAKHEPDIFAKTAKILLPKDYVRFRLSGEYASEMSDSAGTLWLNVAQRRWDATLLAACGLKEAQMPYLVEGSAVSACLSPQVAADWGLAGCNVLIAGGGGDNACSAVGVGAARAGDGFLSLGTSGVIFAVTNRPAALPERTLHAFCHALPDRWHGMVVALSAASALSWIAAITGAGGDTKGLLARVERFASDSRRRAHAPVFLPYLTGERTPHNDPHATAAFGGLTVDHGPEAMVYAVIEGVAFALRDCLDVLVEAGAAPTSCMMVGGGSRSLYWAQLLADATGLTLDLPQGAELGAAFGAARLGMIAAGVPEQEACVKPTIRTTFSPDRTNDALLRERAARVRELYRRKS from the coding sequence GTGACCAGCCATCTCGGTATCGACATCGGCACCTCCTCGGTCAAGGCAGTCCTGATCGACTCCCGGCAGAACTTCATCGCCGAGGGCTCTGCACCGCTCGACGTGAGCCGACCTCAGCCGCTGTGGTCCGAGCAGGATCCGGAGAGTTGGTGGAGCGCCGCACAGACCGCCGTCGGCACCGTGCGAACCGCTGCACCGCGCGAGTGGAGCGCGCTTACCTCCATCGGCCTGTCAGGCCAGCAGCATGGCGCGACACTGCTCGACGCGACCGGCAAGGCCCTGCGCCCCTGCATCTTGTGGAACGACGGTCGAGCCGGGCTCGAATGCAGTGAACTGCTGGAGTCGGTTGCGGACTTCACGACGCGTTCCCTGAACACCACGATGCCGGGCTTCACGGCCCCGAAGCTGCTTTGGGTAGCGAAGCACGAACCCGACATCTTTGCGAAAACGGCGAAGATCCTCCTGCCGAAGGATTACGTACGCTTTCGTCTCTCCGGCGAATATGCCTCCGAAATGTCGGACAGCGCCGGCACTCTCTGGCTCAACGTCGCCCAGCGCCGTTGGGATGCAACGCTGCTTGCCGCCTGCGGCCTGAAAGAAGCACAGATGCCATACCTCGTCGAGGGCTCGGCGGTCTCCGCCTGTCTCTCGCCGCAGGTCGCGGCCGACTGGGGACTTGCCGGTTGCAATGTTCTGATCGCGGGAGGCGGCGGCGACAACGCCTGCTCAGCCGTCGGCGTCGGCGCGGCTCGTGCCGGCGACGGCTTCCTGTCGCTCGGGACGTCGGGTGTCATCTTCGCAGTTACCAACCGTCCGGCCGCATTGCCGGAGCGGACGTTGCATGCCTTTTGCCACGCACTGCCTGATCGCTGGCACGGAATGGTCGTTGCGCTCTCCGCGGCATCAGCGTTGTCATGGATCGCCGCGATCACCGGCGCCGGTGGCGATACCAAGGGACTTCTTGCGCGCGTCGAGCGCTTCGCCTCCGATTCAAGACGACGAGCGCACGCACCGGTGTTTCTGCCCTATCTAACCGGGGAACGGACCCCGCACAACGATCCTCATGCGACTGCGGCGTTCGGCGGATTAACGGTCGATCACGGTCCCGAGGCAATGGTCTATGCCGTCATCGAAGGCGTCGCCTTTGCCCTGCGCGATTGCCTGGATGTGCTCGTCGAAGCCGGCGCCGCACCGACCTCCTGCATGATGGTCGGCGGTGGATCGCGCAGTCTCTACTGGGCCCAGCTCCTTGCAGATGCCACGGGCCTCACGCTCGACCTACCGCAAGGCGCCGAACTCGGCGCAGCCTTCGGTGCCGCGCGGCTGGGAATGATCGCGGCCGGCGTGCCCGAGCAAGAGGCCTGCGTCAAACCGACGATCCGCACGACGTTTTCGCCCGACCGCACCAACGATGCCCTGCTCCGCGAACGCGCAGCACGCGTGCGGGAGCTATATCGTCGAAAATCCTAG
- a CDS encoding FGGY-family carbohydrate kinase — protein MSISGAALDAVLNHHPASPGGASPELHAQTARDILGLLDLEGPAFGARRHIVPDWLGNRAPYGDGTVRALISGIGLETSRRSFLEHYYATARALALQSRHIREHLNTHGYAIDRICLSGGHTKNPLMVRLYRDALAADLVISHSPEPVLLGTAMVASVAAGLHPDLFAALDAMAPEQTIHKADPGWVTANEFAYATYLKLFAVRNEMEAESRRLAGRSSAPAGVI, from the coding sequence ATGAGCATCTCGGGTGCAGCACTGGACGCTGTCCTCAATCATCATCCTGCGAGTCCCGGCGGCGCCTCACCGGAGCTGCACGCCCAAACGGCGCGCGATATTCTCGGATTGCTCGACCTCGAGGGACCCGCTTTCGGCGCGCGGCGCCATATCGTGCCCGACTGGCTCGGCAATCGTGCACCATATGGCGATGGAACTGTGCGCGCGCTCATCAGCGGCATCGGACTTGAGACGAGCCGCCGTTCTTTCCTCGAGCACTATTACGCAACGGCCCGCGCGCTCGCTTTGCAGAGCCGGCACATCCGCGAGCACCTGAATACGCACGGCTATGCGATCGATCGCATCTGTCTCTCGGGAGGGCATACCAAGAACCCTCTGATGGTACGGCTTTATCGCGATGCGCTCGCCGCTGATCTGGTGATCTCGCATTCGCCTGAACCGGTGTTGCTCGGAACCGCCATGGTTGCTTCCGTCGCGGCAGGGCTTCATCCGGATCTGTTCGCCGCGCTTGACGCCATGGCGCCTGAGCAGACGATCCACAAGGCCGATCCAGGCTGGGTCACGGCCAACGAGTTTGCTTACGCGACCTATCTGAAGCTGTTCGCAGTCCGCAACGAAATGGAGGCGGAGAGCCGGCGGCTGGCCGGCCGCTCGTCTGCGCCCGCCGGAGTCATCTGA
- a CDS encoding carbohydrate ABC transporter permease, whose amino-acid sequence MLGRMLIYAALVFWTFICLFPIYWTVTTSFKSAVDVTQAHLVPWVDFQPDWKGWRSLGLSPDTLFGTSTARSEFVNRFVNSIITSVGASLLALILGSLAAYGLSRFRYKFAWMRNDDILFFFMSQLILPPVVLALPFLVLYKALALLDTRLGLVLLYTLTVLPLVIWIMRDQFNAIPIELDEAAFVDGLSIWGAFLRIILPLAAPGMMAAFVLSLVLCWNEYFFAALLTSTDAKTLPVMVASQTGSQGINWWSMAALSTAAIAPLVLVGIFLERYIVSGLTTGAGK is encoded by the coding sequence ATGTTAGGCCGCATGCTGATCTACGCTGCACTCGTGTTCTGGACGTTCATCTGCCTGTTCCCGATCTACTGGACCGTTACGACGTCGTTCAAATCGGCAGTCGATGTGACGCAAGCCCACCTGGTTCCCTGGGTCGATTTTCAGCCGGACTGGAAGGGGTGGCGCTCGCTCGGCCTGTCGCCAGATACACTGTTCGGGACCTCGACGGCCCGCTCCGAATTCGTCAATCGCTTCGTCAACAGCATCATCACGTCCGTCGGTGCATCCTTGCTGGCACTGATCCTCGGGTCTCTGGCGGCCTACGGCTTGAGCCGCTTCCGCTACAAGTTCGCCTGGATGCGCAACGATGACATCCTGTTCTTCTTCATGTCCCAGTTGATCCTGCCGCCGGTCGTGCTTGCGTTGCCGTTCCTCGTCCTCTACAAGGCATTGGCCCTACTCGACACGCGACTTGGCCTCGTCTTGCTCTACACGCTGACCGTGCTGCCACTCGTCATCTGGATCATGCGCGATCAATTCAATGCGATTCCGATCGAGCTCGACGAAGCTGCCTTCGTGGACGGTCTGTCGATCTGGGGCGCTTTCCTACGGATCATTCTGCCGCTCGCGGCTCCCGGAATGATGGCCGCATTCGTTCTCTCGCTGGTGCTATGCTGGAACGAATATTTCTTCGCGGCGCTGTTGACGAGCACCGACGCGAAAACACTCCCCGTTATGGTGGCGAGTCAGACTGGCTCGCAAGGCATCAATTGGTGGTCGATGGCGGCTCTGTCGACGGCGGCGATCGCACCACTCGTCTTGGTCGGCATTTTCCTTGAGCGCTACATCGTCAGCGGCTTGACTACCGGGGCTGGAAAGTAG
- a CDS encoding FGGY family carbohydrate kinase, with translation MSLLLAIDVGTLSARAGLFDTSGRLVAARSHPFELLRPAENHAVYRMDDIWAAVCHATRAAIAEAPGAAAAVAGVAIDATSSTYFRADGARPLEGDADVVCWMDHRGEREAEEIGVSGDRYLDYVGGTVSPEMYLPKILWVKRHTPQAWARVTAVSDLSDEVAHRVTSVDRLSVCGLACKFPYLPGDPEPWRRELLATLDLPDLPRLGKLAEPPRRVGELHGTVSSAAAKLLGIAPGAPVAIGLIDAEAGALGVVGRGFRDKMNRTLALIGGTSSSYMCWAKDERQISGIWGPFK, from the coding sequence ATGAGCCTTCTTCTTGCCATCGACGTCGGAACGCTTTCCGCCCGCGCAGGCCTGTTCGACACGTCGGGCAGGCTTGTCGCGGCGCGCAGTCATCCCTTCGAGCTCTTACGACCTGCGGAAAACCACGCCGTCTATCGCATGGACGATATCTGGGCTGCCGTGTGCCATGCAACGCGAGCCGCGATCGCAGAAGCGCCGGGTGCGGCTGCGGCGGTCGCTGGCGTCGCGATCGACGCGACCTCCTCCACTTATTTCAGGGCAGATGGGGCCCGACCGCTCGAGGGCGACGCGGACGTCGTCTGCTGGATGGACCACCGCGGCGAGCGCGAGGCCGAGGAAATCGGTGTATCCGGCGATCGCTACCTCGACTACGTCGGAGGCACCGTCTCGCCGGAAATGTATCTGCCCAAGATCCTATGGGTGAAGCGTCACACGCCACAGGCCTGGGCGCGCGTGACCGCGGTATCGGATCTTTCGGACGAGGTCGCCCACCGCGTCACGAGCGTCGATCGTCTTTCGGTCTGCGGGCTTGCTTGCAAATTTCCCTATCTGCCCGGCGACCCCGAACCATGGCGTCGCGAGCTGCTCGCAACGCTCGACCTGCCCGATCTGCCGCGGCTCGGAAAGCTTGCAGAGCCACCGAGACGTGTCGGCGAGCTGCATGGGACGGTTTCCAGCGCAGCCGCGAAATTGCTCGGCATCGCGCCTGGCGCACCGGTGGCGATCGGGCTGATCGACGCGGAAGCCGGCGCGCTCGGTGTCGTCGGCAGAGGTTTTCGCGACAAGATGAACCGCACGCTGGCTCTGATCGGCGGCACCTCGAGCAGCTACATGTGCTGGGCGAAGGACGAGCGACAGATCTCCGGGATCTGGGGACCCTTCAAATGA
- a CDS encoding sugar ABC transporter permease, whose amino-acid sequence MQNSVPVSDDLHHRPATKRVSGSRAVAGRALILLASLGFLLVLFIQVLHTTGTMTAGFSDWRPILIAYLVWAVAFGVGQVLTRGERGQRALFLLPAVFFTVAVVIFPTIFGIYIASLDWNLSSIEGPRFSGFDNVRGMLNDTYYWNALGNMVFYTVAVLGEYAIAFGLALLLSAEIRARKFFRVVFLLPMMLSPVAVSWMIGKSLLEYRFGPMATLARYLGWDNPAFFASPWMARFSIQAMDAWVSIPFIMIILLAGLQAMPKEVQEAAKVDGANGWQSFWHVTFPIMLPVSITVLIIRIIFKLKLADIVINVTAGGPGGATDTVSSFIYRVYRDRSNVGYGTALAMVYLLMIIVILTVLLRLSKRWTQKVV is encoded by the coding sequence ATGCAGAATTCCGTACCCGTTAGCGACGACCTGCACCACCGGCCAGCGACGAAGCGCGTATCCGGCAGCAGGGCGGTCGCCGGCCGCGCGCTTATACTGCTGGCGTCGCTCGGCTTCCTGCTTGTTCTCTTCATTCAGGTCTTGCACACGACCGGCACGATGACTGCCGGATTTTCCGATTGGCGGCCGATCCTCATCGCCTATCTCGTCTGGGCCGTTGCATTTGGCGTCGGACAAGTTCTGACTCGTGGCGAGCGTGGCCAGCGCGCGCTGTTCCTGCTGCCGGCGGTGTTCTTCACCGTCGCCGTCGTGATCTTCCCGACGATCTTCGGGATCTATATCGCCTCGCTCGACTGGAATCTGAGCTCGATCGAAGGCCCGCGCTTCAGCGGCTTCGACAACGTCAGGGGCATGCTGAACGACACCTATTACTGGAATGCGCTCGGTAACATGGTCTTTTACACGGTCGCGGTGCTCGGCGAATACGCAATCGCGTTCGGGCTGGCGCTGCTTCTTAGCGCTGAGATCCGCGCGCGAAAATTCTTCCGCGTGGTCTTCCTGCTGCCGATGATGCTCAGCCCTGTCGCCGTCAGCTGGATGATCGGCAAGTCGCTTTTGGAGTATCGCTTCGGACCTATGGCGACGCTGGCGCGCTATCTCGGATGGGACAATCCAGCGTTCTTCGCCTCGCCGTGGATGGCGCGCTTCAGCATCCAGGCGATGGATGCATGGGTGTCGATCCCCTTCATCATGATTATCCTTCTCGCAGGCCTCCAGGCCATGCCGAAGGAGGTACAGGAGGCGGCCAAGGTCGACGGTGCGAATGGCTGGCAGTCGTTCTGGCACGTCACCTTTCCGATCATGCTGCCGGTTAGCATCACCGTCCTCATCATCCGCATCATTTTCAAGCTCAAGCTCGCCGATATCGTGATCAACGTCACCGCGGGAGGCCCGGGCGGAGCAACCGACACGGTGTCGAGCTTCATCTACCGCGTCTACCGCGACCGATCGAATGTCGGATACGGCACGGCGCTCGCTATGGTTTACCTGCTGATGATCATCGTGATCCTGACCGTCCTGCTGCGCCTGTCGAAGCGCTGGACGCAGAAAGTCGTCTAG
- a CDS encoding amidase family protein produces the protein MEEALAEAHALVRRTEEGEALPLLGVPFGIEDNIDVENMPTTAIIALNPIDVLILGNHGLVVGAADCDEAEAQVHEVEERLSLAPRRPSAVDDQALCSICSGTDYRLPANPLCHSIATGRFSCAIADKRLAVPGPRRFFRTGSTNIGGRPGPDCHDNACQRRWTALAPFAR, from the coding sequence TTGGAAGAAGCGCTGGCCGAGGCTCATGCCCTTGTGCGGCGAACGGAGGAAGGTGAAGCCCTGCCGCTCCTTGGCGTGCCATTCGGCATCGAGGACAATATCGACGTCGAGAACATGCCAACGACAGCGATCATCGCGCTGAACCCGATCGATGTCTTGATCCTCGGCAATCACGGTCTCGTGGTTGGCGCAGCAGACTGCGACGAGGCGGAAGCTCAGGTCCATGAGGTTGAAGAGCGCCTCTCGCTAGCCCCTCGCCGCCCCTCGGCGGTGGATGATCAAGCACTTTGCAGCATATGCTCAGGCACGGACTATCGCCTGCCGGCCAATCCTCTCTGCCACAGCATCGCCACCGGCCGCTTCAGCTGTGCGATTGCGGACAAGCGGCTCGCTGTACCCGGACCACGTCGTTTTTTTAGGACCGGGTCTACCAATATTGGCGGAAGGCCAGGACCTGACTGCCATGACAATGCATGCCAGCGCCGTTGGACTGCGCTCGCCCCTTTTGCACGCTGA